One window from the genome of Thermus sediminis encodes:
- a CDS encoding OmpH family outer membrane protein gives MKQLPLAVLFLALLALLTPMLAQNRNVATRIGFVDADALVQAHPDYRRVQELQAQARRELAPLEERLRPLDQKVRAGQASARERQDHEALMKSYQDTLKKWQDRQNALLKPILEEVDGAIAKVAKAQGFAVVMSRQVAAQSGLVVYADEDTDLTQAVLRELRR, from the coding sequence ATGAAGCAGCTTCCCCTAGCGGTCCTCTTCCTAGCCCTGCTGGCCCTCCTCACCCCCATGCTGGCCCAGAACCGGAACGTGGCCACCCGCATAGGCTTCGTGGACGCGGACGCCCTGGTCCAGGCCCACCCCGACTACAGGAGGGTGCAGGAGCTCCAGGCCCAAGCCCGCCGGGAGCTCGCCCCTCTGGAGGAGAGGCTCAGGCCCCTGGACCAGAAGGTGCGCGCCGGCCAGGCCAGCGCCAGGGAACGCCAGGACCACGAGGCCCTGATGAAGAGCTACCAGGACACCTTGAAGAAGTGGCAGGATCGGCAGAACGCCCTGCTAAAGCCCATCCTGGAGGAGGTGGACGGGGCCATCGCCAAGGTGGCCAAGGCCCAGGGCTTCGCCGTGGTCATGAGCCGCCAGGTGGCCGCCCAGTCGGGGCTTGTGGTCTATGCGGACGAGGACACCGACCTCACCCAGGCCGTCCTCCGGGAACTGAGGCGCTAG
- a CDS encoding CBS and ACT domain-containing protein has translation MLVRDWMTKDPFTVAPDAPVLEAINLLKKKGFRRLPVVKDGKLVGLVTDKDLKDAMPSKATTLSVWEMNYLLSKLTVEEVMAKPVITVGVDEPLERAALIMEEKKIGGLPVMEGDGLVGIITVTDVLRAFVEVLGLKLGGLRIAVDIPDTPGALARMAQAVPPANIVSIATAARHDGYQRLVLRVVGEDAAGVPERLRAAGELVVDVRPG, from the coding sequence ATGCTGGTCAGGGACTGGATGACCAAGGACCCCTTCACCGTAGCCCCAGATGCCCCCGTTTTGGAAGCCATAAACCTGTTGAAGAAGAAGGGGTTCCGCCGCCTCCCCGTGGTCAAGGATGGAAAACTGGTGGGCCTGGTCACCGACAAGGACCTCAAGGACGCCATGCCCTCCAAGGCCACTACCCTCTCCGTCTGGGAGATGAACTACCTCCTCTCCAAGCTCACGGTGGAGGAGGTCATGGCCAAGCCGGTGATCACCGTGGGGGTGGACGAGCCCTTGGAAAGGGCTGCCCTGATCATGGAGGAGAAGAAGATCGGCGGCCTTCCGGTGATGGAGGGGGATGGGCTCGTGGGGATCATTACCGTCACCGACGTGCTCCGGGCCTTCGTGGAGGTCTTGGGACTGAAGCTTGGAGGCCTGCGCATCGCCGTGGACATCCCCGACACGCCCGGGGCCCTGGCCCGGATGGCCCAAGCGGTTCCCCCGGCCAACATCGTCTCCATCGCCACTGCCGCCCGTCATGACGGGTACCAGCGCCTGGTTTTGCGGGTGGTGGGGGAGGACGCTGCGGGGGTCCCCGAGCGCCTCAGGGCCGCGGGGGAGCTTGTGGTGGATGTGCGCCCGGGCTAG
- the pheA gene encoding prephenate dehydratase, producing MRIAFQGTEGAYSEEALLKSFPGATPLGFPTFHQVFEAVEGGEAELGVVPVENTTAGSINQTYDLLLESDLHVVGEIVHRVEHCLLAPKGTELKDLKAVKSHPQALAQCDGFLARMRLIPIPVYDTAGAARSLAETPEPGVGAIASRRAGELYGLAVLAENLEDYPHNYTRFFVIGREEAKKGEGPHKTSVVFAVRHRPGGLLEALKVFAEAGVNLTKLESRPRRDKPFSYLFYLDLEGHVEDPGPAQALLALLRRAAFLKVLGSYPAFRNGV from the coding sequence ATGAGGATCGCCTTCCAGGGCACCGAAGGGGCTTACAGCGAGGAGGCTCTCCTCAAGAGCTTTCCTGGAGCCACCCCCCTGGGCTTCCCCACCTTTCACCAGGTCTTTGAGGCGGTGGAGGGAGGAGAGGCGGAGCTCGGGGTGGTGCCCGTGGAGAACACCACCGCGGGGAGCATCAACCAGACCTACGACCTCCTCTTGGAAAGCGACCTCCACGTGGTAGGGGAGATCGTCCACCGGGTGGAGCACTGCCTCCTGGCCCCCAAGGGTACGGAGCTCAAAGACCTGAAGGCGGTGAAGAGCCACCCCCAGGCCCTGGCCCAGTGCGACGGCTTCCTAGCCCGGATGCGCCTCATCCCCATCCCCGTCTACGACACCGCCGGGGCGGCCAGAAGCCTGGCGGAGACGCCCGAGCCTGGGGTGGGGGCCATCGCCTCCAGGCGGGCTGGGGAGCTCTACGGCCTCGCGGTCTTAGCGGAAAACCTAGAGGACTACCCCCACAACTACACCCGCTTCTTCGTCATCGGCCGGGAAGAGGCAAAAAAGGGGGAAGGCCCCCACAAGACCAGCGTCGTCTTCGCGGTGCGCCACCGGCCCGGGGGGCTCTTGGAGGCCCTCAAGGTCTTCGCCGAGGCGGGGGTGAACCTCACCAAGCTGGAGTCCAGGCCCAGGCGGGACAAGCCCTTCAGCTACCTCTTCTACCTGGACCTCGAGGGCCACGTGGAGGACCCGGGGCCCGCCCAGGCCCTCCTGGCCCTCCTCCGCCGGGCCGCCTTCTTGAAGGTACTGGGCTCTTACCCCGCCTTCAGAAACGGGGTCTAG
- a CDS encoding response regulator — MGSVARLLVVDDDPGIRHLLEVVLSGSGHEVVLAEGAKAALEYLRKETPDLIVLDVTMPEMDGLTLLGRIRAVRRLAKVPVILFTGGGRELGEMGKALGADLFLEKPVTGRRLKQAVEGLLAREGYLLPGGERVASLEEVRARLAQALPEEGRFKALWRRTPSRKALLQNLMAKGWTEALLRRILPGEYDLYDLLGHLAYGWPLLSIGERASRVQDPRFAEALQEYLRAKGLPLEGGGLVEELASLLYP, encoded by the coding sequence ATGGGGTCGGTGGCGAGGCTTTTGGTGGTGGACGATGACCCCGGCATCCGCCACCTCCTCGAGGTGGTCCTCAGCGGCTCGGGCCACGAGGTGGTGCTGGCGGAGGGCGCCAAAGCGGCCCTGGAATACCTCAGGAAGGAGACCCCCGACCTCATCGTCTTGGATGTCACGATGCCCGAAATGGATGGCCTCACCCTCCTGGGCCGCATCCGGGCGGTGCGGCGGCTTGCCAAGGTGCCGGTGATCCTCTTCACGGGCGGGGGGCGCGAGCTCGGGGAGATGGGGAAGGCCTTGGGGGCCGACCTTTTCCTGGAAAAGCCCGTCACCGGGCGTAGGTTGAAGCAAGCGGTGGAGGGCCTTCTGGCCCGGGAGGGCTACCTCCTGCCCGGGGGGGAGCGGGTGGCCTCCCTAGAGGAGGTGCGGGCCCGCCTGGCCCAGGCCCTGCCCGAGGAGGGGCGCTTCAAGGCCCTTTGGCGGAGGACGCCAAGCCGAAAGGCCCTCCTGCAGAACCTCATGGCCAAGGGTTGGACCGAAGCCCTCCTGAGGCGGATCCTCCCGGGGGAATACGACCTCTACGACCTCCTGGGCCACCTGGCCTATGGCTGGCCTCTCCTATCCATCGGGGAGCGGGCCTCCCGGGTCCAGGACCCCCGCTTCGCCGAGGCCCTCCAGGAGTACCTGAGAGCCAAAGGGCTTCCCCTGGAGGGGGGCGGTCTGGTGGAAGAGCTGGCCTCCCTCCTGTACCCTTGA
- a CDS encoding lipid II:glycine glycyltransferase FemX, protein MLELVEIKESEAWNRLVAGFPIASPLQSWGWGEVKRLTGWEPRRLLVLEGGSPLGAAQVLLRPLPGGLCLAYAPRGPALGRLEDLPRVARALAKGVRGTHLVLEPEAGLPVGEAPPTFAGLFQEEPIQPGHSLWLDLTQGEEALLRGMKEMHRRNARLALRRVELAIEGEEAFPEFFRLFAETNRRARLLQHAEGYYRAVLKEMNQPLGEAFLALARKDGEALAAGLIVGFAGKVAYLYGGSARKHPEAKAPMGMHLAAIRHGMARGYRVYDLWGVPRTPEGSHAEGLFRFKEGFGGKRVQFPAYALPLSPFYRPLRALLRLRRTWVNLRVRRDPRDVLG, encoded by the coding sequence GTGCTGGAGCTCGTGGAGATCAAGGAATCGGAGGCCTGGAACCGCCTGGTGGCGGGCTTTCCCATCGCCAGCCCCCTCCAGTCCTGGGGCTGGGGGGAGGTGAAGCGCCTCACCGGCTGGGAGCCCAGGCGCCTTTTGGTCCTGGAGGGAGGAAGCCCCCTCGGGGCTGCCCAGGTCCTCCTGAGGCCCCTTCCCGGAGGGCTTTGCCTGGCCTACGCCCCTAGGGGGCCCGCCCTAGGGCGCCTCGAGGACCTTCCCCGGGTGGCCCGGGCCCTGGCCAAGGGGGTGCGGGGCACCCACCTGGTCCTGGAGCCGGAGGCGGGGCTTCCCGTTGGGGAGGCTCCCCCCACCTTCGCTGGCCTCTTCCAAGAAGAGCCCATCCAGCCTGGCCATTCCCTCTGGCTGGACCTCACCCAAGGGGAGGAGGCCCTCCTAAGGGGCATGAAGGAGATGCACCGCAGGAACGCCCGCCTGGCCCTGAGGCGCGTGGAGCTTGCCATAGAGGGGGAGGAGGCCTTCCCCGAGTTTTTCCGCCTCTTTGCGGAGACCAACCGCCGGGCTAGGCTGCTCCAACACGCAGAGGGGTATTACCGGGCCGTCCTCAAGGAGATGAACCAGCCCCTGGGCGAGGCCTTCTTGGCCCTGGCCCGAAAGGATGGGGAGGCCCTGGCGGCGGGGCTCATCGTGGGCTTCGCCGGCAAGGTGGCCTACCTCTATGGGGGCAGCGCCCGCAAGCACCCCGAGGCCAAGGCCCCCATGGGGATGCACCTGGCGGCTATCCGCCACGGGATGGCCCGGGGCTACCGGGTCTACGACCTCTGGGGGGTGCCCAGGACCCCAGAGGGGAGCCACGCCGAGGGCCTCTTCCGCTTCAAGGAGGGGTTTGGGGGGAAGAGGGTGCAGTTTCCGGCCTACGCCCTGCCCCTCTCCCCCTTTTACCGTCCCCTAAGGGCCCTTTTGCGCCTGCGCAGGACCTGGGTCAACCTCCGGGTGCGGAGGGATCCTCGGGACGTCTTGGGCTAG
- a CDS encoding OstA family protein — MTRLAVLLLFGVALAASGVRVIQVEGGRLSGDLRFGPWTFEGGVRGRVKDLEIQAPRATLTAPRGKTMQGAEGEREARFEGGVVVRRARVEARGPVLVYRESTGEGELLGPARMRQAPRPGEDPVEVEAGRMTFQVDTDTSTSENAFLRSGNQEGRAGFVYYEEERGLAVFTDPREVVLIRKRREGDLVIRAREVRSLTGSRRLIATGGVRLQDGDLLTTGESLYYDDTTGEAIVLGRPAVSENRKEGFRLSGSTLLHNVNRQQVRVYGRPFRLPVEEFRKLGER, encoded by the coding sequence GTGACGCGACTAGCTGTGTTGCTGCTTTTCGGCGTGGCCTTGGCGGCTTCGGGCGTGCGGGTCATCCAGGTGGAAGGCGGTAGGCTCTCCGGGGATCTGCGCTTCGGCCCCTGGACCTTTGAGGGGGGGGTGAGGGGCCGGGTCAAGGACCTGGAGATCCAGGCCCCCAGGGCCACCCTGACCGCCCCCAGGGGCAAGACCATGCAGGGGGCGGAGGGGGAGAGGGAGGCCCGCTTTGAGGGGGGCGTGGTGGTGAGGAGGGCCAGGGTGGAGGCCCGGGGCCCGGTCCTGGTCTACCGGGAGAGCACCGGGGAGGGGGAGCTTCTGGGCCCGGCCAGGATGCGCCAGGCCCCCCGGCCCGGGGAGGACCCCGTGGAGGTGGAGGCGGGGCGCATGACCTTCCAGGTGGACACGGACACCTCCACCAGCGAGAACGCCTTCCTCAGGAGCGGCAACCAGGAGGGCCGGGCGGGTTTCGTCTACTACGAGGAGGAGAGGGGCCTGGCGGTCTTCACCGACCCCAGGGAGGTGGTCCTCATCCGCAAGCGCAGGGAGGGGGATCTGGTGATCCGGGCCCGGGAGGTGCGGAGCCTCACGGGGTCCAGAAGGCTCATCGCCACCGGAGGGGTACGCCTCCAGGACGGGGACCTCTTGACCACAGGGGAGAGCCTTTACTACGACGACACCACGGGGGAGGCCATCGTGCTGGGGAGGCCCGCGGTCAGCGAGAACAGGAAGGAGGGCTTCCGCCTTTCCGGCTCCACCCTCCTCCACAACGTGAACCGCCAGCAGGTCCGGGTTTACGGCCGCCCCTTCCGCCTCCCGGTGGAGGAGTTCCGCAAGCTCGGCGAGAGGTGA
- a CDS encoding ABC transporter ATP-binding protein has translation MGKALVLKEITKRFPLVLANDRISLELEWGEVLALVGENGAGKSTLMKIVYGLQPPDRGEMWVDGKPYRPRSPLDAIRAGIGMVHQHFMLVEPFTVLENLVLGLEPGSPLFLNLEVARERALRLMEELGFQVPLDERVENLPVGLQQRVEILKALYRKAKILILDEPTAVLTPKEAEELFRFLRGYVAKGNAAIFISHKLKEVLEVSDRITVIRDGRVVGTVRTQETSVEALARMMVGREVVLRVEKGPARPGEVVLEVEGLEAPPRLKGVSFSVRAGEIVGIAGVEGNGQTELVEALTGLRRHRGVARYLGKPLPSSARGVRELRVSHVPEDRLARGLVLDFSVKENAILGDQYRPPFRGFLGFLDQGAMEAHARALVERFDVRPRATEPSARRLSGGNQQKIVVGRELLRGPRLLIAAQPTRGVDVGAIEFIHKELLAARDQGLAVLLVSADLSEILALSDRILVMHGGRIVGELTPEETTGVDEERLGLLMAGVPA, from the coding sequence GTGGGCAAGGCCTTGGTCCTGAAGGAGATCACGAAGCGCTTCCCCCTGGTCCTGGCCAACGACCGCATAAGTCTGGAGCTGGAGTGGGGGGAGGTGTTGGCCCTGGTTGGGGAGAACGGGGCGGGCAAGTCCACCCTGATGAAGATTGTCTACGGCCTCCAGCCCCCCGATCGGGGGGAGATGTGGGTAGACGGGAAGCCCTACAGGCCCAGAAGCCCACTGGACGCCATTCGGGCCGGGATCGGCATGGTGCACCAGCACTTCATGCTGGTGGAGCCCTTCACCGTTTTGGAAAACCTGGTGCTGGGCCTCGAGCCCGGAAGCCCCCTCTTCCTGAACCTGGAGGTGGCCCGGGAGCGGGCCTTGAGGCTCATGGAGGAGCTGGGCTTCCAGGTCCCCCTGGACGAGCGGGTGGAAAACCTCCCCGTGGGGCTCCAGCAACGGGTGGAGATCCTGAAGGCCCTCTACCGAAAGGCCAAGATCCTCATTCTGGACGAACCCACCGCCGTCCTCACCCCCAAGGAGGCGGAGGAGCTCTTCCGCTTCCTCCGCGGCTATGTGGCCAAGGGGAACGCCGCCATCTTCATCAGCCACAAGCTGAAGGAGGTCCTGGAGGTCTCGGACCGCATCACGGTGATCCGGGACGGGAGGGTGGTGGGCACGGTAAGGACCCAGGAGACCTCCGTGGAGGCCTTGGCCCGGATGATGGTGGGCCGGGAGGTGGTCCTCAGGGTGGAGAAGGGCCCCGCCAGGCCGGGGGAGGTGGTCTTGGAGGTGGAGGGCCTCGAGGCCCCGCCCCGCCTCAAGGGGGTGAGCTTTAGCGTGCGGGCGGGGGAGATCGTGGGCATCGCCGGGGTGGAGGGGAACGGCCAGACGGAGCTAGTGGAGGCCCTCACCGGCCTTCGCCGCCACCGGGGGGTGGCCCGCTACCTGGGCAAACCCCTTCCCTCCTCGGCCCGGGGTGTGAGGGAACTTCGAGTGAGCCACGTGCCCGAGGACCGGCTGGCCCGGGGCCTGGTCCTGGACTTCTCCGTCAAGGAAAACGCCATCCTGGGGGACCAGTACCGCCCCCCCTTCCGCGGTTTCCTGGGTTTCCTGGACCAAGGAGCCATGGAGGCCCACGCCAGGGCCTTGGTGGAGCGCTTTGACGTCCGCCCCCGCGCCACGGAGCCTTCCGCCCGCCGCCTCTCCGGGGGCAACCAGCAGAAGATCGTGGTGGGGCGGGAACTCCTCCGGGGCCCCAGGCTCCTGATCGCCGCCCAGCCCACCCGGGGCGTGGACGTGGGGGCCATTGAGTTCATCCACAAGGAGCTTTTAGCAGCCCGGGACCAGGGCCTGGCGGTGCTTCTGGTCTCCGCCGACCTCTCGGAGATCCTCGCCCTTTCCGACCGCATCCTGGTCATGCACGGGGGCCGGATCGTGGGGGAGCTCACCCCCGAGGAGACCACGGGGGTTGATGAGGAACGCCTGGGCCTTCTGATGGCGGGAGTCCCCGCCTGA
- a CDS encoding BMP family lipoprotein: protein MKRALLLVAAIALGFSLAQVRVGIAFDAGGKFDRSFNQSAWEGAQRAARELRVRVFDFEPADPSQVGQGIRTFAQEGFNLVIGVGFANEPPITATAREFPRVNFAVIDAVPGEGRLPNALGLMFREQEGSFLVGYIAGKMTRTGVVGFIGGMDIPLIHKFEAGFRAGAQLAFREDNIQGRVLVGYVGNTPAAWNDPARAREIAAAQVRQGADIIYAAAGGSGVGLIDYVKQTRCLREGGNVRFVRRADPYAQVPKYPEYTRTCGTDGSRVTPLFFIGVDANQNYLGDTDNNPATLNHGLTSMVKRVDVATYEVIRSVVQGTFRGGVQEFGLNNDGVGYALDEYNRALIPASLVNRVEALRQQIIRGQIRVPDRR from the coding sequence ATGAAACGAGCCTTGTTGCTTGTCGCAGCGATAGCCCTAGGCTTCAGCCTGGCCCAGGTCCGGGTGGGGATCGCCTTTGATGCGGGCGGCAAGTTTGACCGCTCCTTCAACCAGTCCGCCTGGGAAGGGGCCCAGAGGGCGGCCAGGGAGCTCCGGGTGCGCGTCTTTGACTTTGAGCCCGCCGACCCCTCCCAGGTGGGGCAGGGGATCCGCACCTTCGCCCAGGAGGGTTTTAACCTGGTGATCGGGGTGGGCTTCGCCAACGAGCCCCCCATCACCGCCACCGCCAGGGAGTTCCCCAGGGTGAACTTCGCGGTGATCGACGCCGTTCCCGGCGAGGGGCGGCTTCCCAACGCCTTGGGCCTCATGTTCCGCGAGCAGGAGGGCAGCTTCCTGGTGGGCTACATCGCCGGGAAGATGACCCGCACCGGGGTGGTGGGCTTCATCGGGGGGATGGACATCCCCCTCATCCACAAGTTTGAGGCAGGCTTCCGGGCCGGGGCCCAGCTGGCCTTCCGAGAGGACAACATCCAGGGCCGGGTGCTGGTGGGCTACGTGGGCAACACCCCCGCTGCCTGGAACGACCCCGCCAGGGCCAGGGAGATCGCCGCCGCCCAGGTGCGCCAAGGGGCGGACATCATCTACGCCGCCGCCGGCGGCTCGGGCGTGGGCCTCATCGACTACGTAAAGCAGACCCGGTGCCTCAGGGAGGGGGGCAACGTCCGTTTCGTGCGCCGGGCTGACCCCTACGCCCAGGTGCCCAAGTACCCCGAGTACACCCGGACCTGCGGCACCGACGGCAGCCGGGTTACCCCCCTCTTCTTCATCGGCGTGGACGCCAACCAGAACTACCTAGGGGACACGGACAACAACCCCGCCACCCTGAACCACGGCCTCACCTCCATGGTCAAGAGGGTGGACGTGGCCACCTACGAGGTCATCCGGAGCGTGGTGCAGGGGACCTTCAGGGGCGGGGTCCAGGAGTTCGGCCTGAACAACGACGGCGTAGGGTACGCCCTGGACGAGTACAACCGGGCCCTGATCCCCGCGAGCCTGGTCAACCGGGTGGAGGCCCTCAGGCAGCAGATCATCCGCGGCCAAATCCGGGTGCCGGACAGGCGCTAG
- the ligA gene encoding NAD-dependent DNA ligase LigA yields the protein MTLEEARRRVNELRDLIRHHNYLYYVLDAPEISDAEYDRLLGELKDLEERFPELKSPDSPTEQVGARPLEATFRPIRHPSRMYSLDNAFTLDEVRAFEERIERALGRRGPFAYTVESKVDGLSVNLYYEGGILVWGATRGDGETGEEVTQNLLTIPTLPRRLEGVPDRLEVRGEVYMPIAAFLRLNEELEERGERIFKNPRNAAAGSLRQKDPRITAKRGLRATFYTLGLGLEESGLRTQHDLLLWLQEKGFPVEHGFARAVGAEGVEEVYRAWLEERPNLPFEADGVVVKLDELALWRELGYTARAPRFALAYKFPAEEKETRLLEVAFQVGRTGRITPVGLLEPVFLGGSEVGRVTLHNEGYMEELDIRIGDWVLVHKAGGVIPEVLRVLKERRTGEERPILWPEACPECGHRLLREGKVHRCPNPLCPAKRFEALRHYASRKAMDIGGLGEKLIEKLLEKGLVRDVADLYRLGKEDLVGLERMGEKSAQNLLRQIEESKGRGLERLLYALGLPGVGEVLARNLALRFGQMDHLQEASLEELLEVEEVGELTARAILETLKDPAFRDLVRRLREAGVEMAAKEREGEALKGLSFVITGELSRPREEVKALLRRLGAKVTDAVSRKTSFLVVGESPGSKLEKARALGVPTLTEEALFRLVEEKTGKKLTDVLPA from the coding sequence ATGACCCTCGAGGAGGCCCGCAGGCGGGTGAACGAGCTCAGGGACCTCATCCGCCACCACAACTACCTCTACTATGTCCTGGACGCCCCGGAGATCTCCGACGCCGAGTACGACCGGCTCCTTGGGGAGCTCAAGGATCTGGAGGAGCGCTTTCCCGAGCTCAAAAGCCCCGACTCCCCCACGGAGCAGGTGGGGGCGAGGCCCCTGGAGGCCACCTTCCGGCCCATCCGCCACCCAAGCCGCATGTACTCCCTGGACAACGCCTTCACCCTGGACGAGGTCAGGGCCTTTGAGGAGCGGATAGAGCGGGCCCTGGGGCGGAGGGGCCCATTCGCCTATACGGTGGAGTCCAAGGTGGACGGGCTTTCCGTGAACCTCTACTACGAGGGGGGCATCCTGGTATGGGGGGCCACCCGGGGGGACGGGGAGACGGGGGAGGAGGTGACCCAGAACCTCCTCACCATCCCCACCCTCCCCCGCCGCCTAGAGGGGGTCCCGGACCGCCTCGAGGTCCGGGGCGAGGTCTACATGCCCATAGCGGCCTTCCTGAGGCTCAACGAGGAGCTGGAGGAAAGGGGGGAGCGGATCTTCAAAAACCCCCGGAACGCTGCCGCCGGGTCCTTGAGGCAAAAAGACCCCAGGATCACCGCCAAAAGGGGCCTTAGGGCCACGTTCTACACCCTGGGGCTTGGGCTGGAGGAGTCGGGCCTCAGGACCCAGCACGACCTCCTCCTCTGGCTCCAGGAGAAGGGCTTCCCCGTGGAGCACGGCTTCGCCCGGGCCGTGGGGGCGGAAGGGGTGGAGGAGGTCTACCGGGCCTGGCTGGAGGAGAGGCCCAACCTCCCCTTTGAGGCGGACGGGGTGGTGGTCAAGCTGGACGAACTCGCCCTCTGGCGGGAGCTGGGCTACACCGCCAGGGCCCCCCGCTTCGCCCTCGCCTACAAGTTCCCCGCCGAGGAGAAGGAGACCCGGCTTTTAGAGGTGGCCTTCCAGGTGGGGCGGACCGGGCGCATCACCCCGGTGGGCCTCCTGGAGCCCGTCTTCCTAGGGGGAAGCGAGGTGGGCCGGGTCACCCTCCACAACGAGGGCTACATGGAGGAGCTGGACATCCGCATTGGGGACTGGGTTCTCGTGCACAAGGCGGGCGGGGTCATCCCCGAGGTGCTCCGGGTCCTCAAGGAGAGGCGGACAGGGGAGGAGAGGCCCATCCTCTGGCCCGAGGCCTGCCCCGAGTGCGGCCACCGCCTCCTCAGGGAGGGCAAGGTCCACCGCTGCCCCAACCCCTTGTGCCCCGCCAAGCGCTTTGAGGCCCTCCGCCACTATGCCTCCCGCAAGGCCATGGACATCGGGGGCTTGGGGGAGAAGCTCATAGAGAAGCTTCTGGAAAAGGGTCTTGTCAGGGATGTGGCGGACCTCTACCGCCTCGGGAAGGAGGACCTGGTGGGCCTGGAGAGGATGGGGGAGAAGAGCGCCCAGAACCTCCTCCGCCAGATTGAGGAGAGCAAGGGGCGGGGCTTGGAGCGCCTCCTCTACGCCCTGGGCCTTCCCGGGGTGGGGGAGGTCCTGGCCCGGAACCTGGCCCTCCGCTTCGGGCAAATGGACCACCTCCAGGAGGCTAGCCTGGAGGAGCTTTTGGAGGTGGAGGAGGTGGGGGAGCTCACCGCGAGGGCCATCCTGGAGACCCTAAAGGACCCCGCCTTCCGCGACCTGGTGCGCCGCCTGAGGGAGGCCGGGGTGGAGATGGCGGCCAAGGAGCGGGAAGGGGAGGCCCTGAAGGGGCTCAGCTTCGTCATCACCGGGGAGCTTTCCCGGCCAAGGGAGGAGGTGAAGGCTCTCCTCCGGCGGCTTGGGGCCAAGGTGACCGACGCCGTGAGCCGCAAGACCAGCTTCCTGGTGGTGGGGGAAAGCCCGGGGAGCAAGCTGGAGAAGGCCCGCGCCTTGGGGGTCCCTACCCTCACCGAGGAGGCGCTTTTCCGCCTGGTGGAGGAAAAGACGGGAAAGAAGCTGACGGACGTCCTCCCCGCCTAG
- the thyX gene encoding FAD-dependent thymidylate synthase yields the protein MERIPVLDKGFVRLVEAMGDDAAIVQAARVSYGEGTKTVREDKALIDYLMRHRHTSPFEMVEFKFHVKAPLFVVRQWFRHRTASVNEISGRYSVLKEEFYEPPAWRRQAKRNKQGSEGLLADEEASLLLKEVEANAYQAYRALLAKGVAREMARMVLPLNLYTEFYWKQDLHNLFGFLKLRLAPEAQWEIRQYAKAIAEIVKARVPLAWGSFEEHALHGANLSRTELGALRGLLTPEVYEKALKELGLSESRIQEALEKVFGP from the coding sequence ATGGAGCGCATTCCCGTCCTGGACAAGGGCTTCGTGCGTCTGGTGGAGGCCATGGGGGACGATGCCGCTATCGTCCAGGCGGCCCGGGTCTCCTACGGCGAGGGCACCAAGACGGTGCGAGAGGACAAGGCCCTCATCGACTACCTCATGCGCCACCGCCACACCAGCCCCTTTGAGATGGTGGAGTTCAAGTTCCACGTCAAAGCCCCCCTCTTCGTGGTGCGCCAGTGGTTCCGCCACCGCACGGCGAGCGTCAACGAGATCTCCGGCCGCTACTCGGTGCTCAAGGAGGAGTTCTACGAGCCCCCGGCGTGGCGGAGGCAGGCCAAGAGGAACAAGCAGGGCTCGGAGGGTTTGTTGGCAGACGAAGAGGCTTCCCTTCTCCTAAAGGAGGTGGAGGCCAACGCCTACCAAGCCTACCGGGCCCTCCTCGCCAAGGGAGTGGCCCGGGAGATGGCTCGGATGGTCCTCCCCCTGAACCTTTACACGGAGTTCTACTGGAAGCAGGATCTCCACAACCTCTTCGGTTTCCTCAAGCTCCGCCTCGCCCCCGAGGCCCAGTGGGAGATAAGGCAGTACGCCAAGGCCATCGCCGAGATCGTCAAGGCCCGCGTGCCCTTGGCCTGGGGGAGTTTTGAGGAACACGCCCTCCACGGGGCGAACCTCTCCCGCACCGAGCTAGGGGCCCTGAGGGGCCTCCTGACCCCCGAGGTCTACGAGAAGGCCTTAAAGGAGCTTGGCCTTTCCGAGTCCCGCATTCAGGAAGCCTTGGAAAAGGTCTTCGGTCCCTAG